In Candidatus Chlorohelix allophototropha, one DNA window encodes the following:
- a CDS encoding glycosyltransferase family 2 protein produces the protein MISDDKLSIVFPAYNEEASIARVVKRTREIKPRAEIIVVDDGSNDRTALEAASEGAKVVRHPYNKGNGAAVKSGIRTATREAVLLLDADGQHSPEDIDRLLEHMGQYDLVIGARDFSGQAGLHRGFANWAYNSLASYLVEMKIPDLTSGFRCFKREKVLEFIHLLPNGYSYPTTTTMSFIKSGYNVKFVPIKVHKRAKGSKSKIRIFRDGIRFINIILKIITLFNPIKIFLPIAAMWLLLGFLYGLGNVVLRGNIPNGAVLLLSMGIIFFLVGLISEQIAALRFERIGQVDTQLLEIISHELLTGEQVGVAREDG, from the coding sequence ATGATTTCTGATGATAAATTGAGCATCGTTTTCCCTGCTTATAATGAGGAAGCCTCTATAGCACGAGTGGTAAAACGCACCCGTGAAATAAAACCTCGCGCTGAAATTATTGTGGTAGATGACGGCTCAAATGACCGCACTGCCCTTGAGGCTGCTAGTGAAGGGGCAAAGGTAGTACGACATCCCTATAACAAAGGCAACGGAGCAGCAGTAAAGAGCGGGATTCGCACTGCCACGCGCGAAGCAGTTTTGCTGTTGGATGCCGATGGTCAGCATAGTCCCGAAGATATTGATCGACTGCTGGAACATATGGGGCAGTATGATCTGGTTATAGGGGCGCGCGATTTTTCAGGACAGGCGGGTTTGCATCGCGGCTTTGCCAACTGGGCTTACAATAGCTTAGCCAGTTATCTAGTTGAGATGAAAATTCCAGATTTAACCAGCGGATTCCGCTGTTTCAAACGTGAAAAGGTATTAGAGTTTATCCACCTGCTACCCAACGGCTACAGCTACCCTACCACCACCACCATGAGCTTTATCAAAAGCGGTTACAACGTTAAATTCGTGCCTATTAAGGTACATAAACGCGCCAAAGGCAGCAAGAGCAAAATTCGCATATTCCGGGATGGTATCCGTTTCATTAATATTATTCTGAAAATCATCACCCTTTTCAATCCTATAAAGATTTTCTTGCCTATCGCCGCTATGTGGCTGCTACTAGGATTTCTGTACGGACTTGGTAATGTGGTACTGCGAGGTAACATCCCTAACGGTGCAGTGTTGCTGCTCAGTATGGGCATAATATTCTTTCTAGTGGGGTTAATTTCAGAACAAATCGCCGCTTTGAGGTTTGAGCGAATCGGGCAAGTAGATACCCAGTTACTTGAAATCATTTCGCATGAACTGCTTACCGGCGAACAAGTAGGAGTTGCAAGAGAGGATGGGTGA